In one Grus americana isolate bGruAme1 chromosome 1, bGruAme1.mat, whole genome shotgun sequence genomic region, the following are encoded:
- the METAP2 gene encoding methionine aminopeptidase 2, with protein sequence MAGVGQAGSAAAEAEKHLNGELAPEPEDKDGAEGGAAGLGAEDGAKKKRKKKKKGKAGPAGQETDKEMEGVLDDVAKQLDKQALEEKEKDDDDEDGEGEGDGATGKKKKKKKKKKGPKVQTDPPSIPICDLFPSNIFPKGEECEYPPTQDGRTAAWRTTSEEKKALDQASEEIWNDFREAAEAHRQVRKYVMSWIKPGMTMIEICEKLEDCSRKLIKENGLIAGLAFPTGCSLNNCAAHYTPNAGDPTVLQYDDICKIDFGTHISGHIIDCAFTVTFNPKYDRLLQAVKDATNTGIKCAGIDVRLCDVGEAIQEVMESYEVEIDGKTYQVKPIRNLNGHSIGPYRIHAGKTVPIVKGGEATRMEEGEVYAIETFGSTGKGVVHDDMECSHYMKNFDVGHVPIRLPRAKHLLNVINENFGTLAFCRRWLDRLGESKYLMALKNLCDLGIVDPYPPLCDIKGSYTAQFEHTILLRPTCKEVVSRGDDY encoded by the exons ATGGCGGGCGTGGGGCaggcgggcagcgctgccgccGAGGCAGAGAAGCACCTCAACGGCGAGCTGGCGCCAGAGCCTGAGGACAAGGACGGCGCGgagggcggcgcggcggggctcGGCGCGGAGGATGGTGCCAAGAAGAAGcgcaagaagaagaagaagggcaAAGCGGGCCCCGCGG GACAAGAAACAGATAAAGAAATGGAAGGTGTTCTTGATGATGTAGCAAAACAATTGGATAAGCAAGcactggaggagaaagaaaaagatgatgatgatgaag ATGGAGAGGGTGAAGGAGATGGagcaacagggaaaaagaagaagaagaagaagaaaaagaaaggac CTAAGGTCCAGACAGATCCACCTTCTATTCCAATATGTGATCTATTTCCCAGCAACATATTCCCGAAGGGAGAAGAATGTGAATACCCACCAACACAAGATGG GCGAACTGCTGCTTGGAGAACAActagtgaagaaaagaaagcactaGACCAAGCCAGTGAGGAAATCTGGAATGATTTTCGGGAGGCTGCAGAAGCACACAGACAAGTGAGGAAATACGTTATGAGCTGGATAAAACCTGGAATGACAATGATAGAAATCTG TGAAAAACTAGAAGACTGCTCACGTAAGCTGATAAAGGAGAATGGTTTAATTGCAGGTCTCGCATTTCCTACCGGGTGCTCTCTGAATAATTGTGCTGCCCACTACACTCCCAATGCTGGAGATCCAACAGTCCTGCAGTATGATGATATTTGCAAAATAGATTTTGGGACACATATTAGTG GTCATATTATTGACTGTGCTTTTACAGTCACATTCAATCCAAAATATGACAGACTATTACAAGCTGTAAAGGATGCCACAAATACTGGAATAAAG tgtgcTGGAATAGATGTACGTCTCTGTGATGTGGGGGAGGCCATACAAGAAGTTATGGAGTCTTACGAGGTTGAAATTGATGGCAAAACATACCAAG tgAAACCAATTCGTAATTTGAATGGACACTCGATTGGGCCATATAGGATACACGCTGGAAAAACGGTGCCCATTGTGAAAGGAGGAGAAGCCACAAGAATGGAG gaGGGTGAAGTGTACGCTATAGAAACCTTTGGTAGCACAGGAAAAGGTGTTGTCCATGATGATATGGAGTGTTCTCATTATATGAAGAACTTTGATGTTGGGCACGTGCCAATaag gcttccaagAGCAAAACACTTGCTAAATGTTATCAATGAAAACTTTGGTactcttgccttctgccgcaGATGGCTAGATCGCCTGGGAGAGAGCAAATACCTAATGGCATTGAAGAACCTGTGCGACTTGGGTATAGTGGATCCCTATCCTCCCTTATGCGACATTAAAGGCTCATACACGGCGCAGTTTGAGCATACTATACTGTTGCGCCCAACATGCAAGGAGGTTGTCAGCAGAGGAGATGACTACTAA